Within Phycodurus eques isolate BA_2022a chromosome 18, UOR_Pequ_1.1, whole genome shotgun sequence, the genomic segment TCAGTGGCGCGATAAACTGAACTCAACCGCTAAGTGGATACATGAATTTAGCTTTTGTCTCTTACCGTGGCTCGGCTTCATTTTCTTCGGTATCCTCAGCCGCTGCATGAGCACCGGGAAAAGAAAGCGGCCACTGTTGGGTTTGTGGTCCTCTCTGATCTCCACCGTGTCGTTCACCAGGAAGTAATGAATCGTAACGGGCAAAGTCTCGCCGAGCTCAGACTCCGTATCGTCCCATAGGGCAAAGAAACGCAGCACCTGACCAGGAAAATGGTGACATGCGGTTGAGTGAATTCCCCGTTTATGGCGGGGAATACGTACCAGACCCACGTGCAATAGTTAAAAACCTGCAATATAGAGAccatatgaaaacattttaagatAGTTTTACACAAACGGTGGTTCTCCTTATAGTATAAAGGCAAGTCTGCCTTTAGTACCACCTTGCAGacattttgtaaattatttgGTTTGTTTGATCATTTGTATGTTTGAATATAGTgtttaattctgttttgttttatgtgtcagttgtACAGTGAACTTTTATACTGGAAGTCACAAGCAGCTCAAAGCAAGCAtgttttgcctcttatttggggAACTGTGCAAGCAACAGTGGCTAAGGAATGTTAACTTTAATAAGTAAAAGTGcgtttttatacatttaaatcTGTTTAAAGCATCTGGGAGGGTTTACTGTAGCAATAATTGCTATGCACGGACAAGTTACGGTATTCTTTCGATGGTGCATACTCCTGGCTCTGAGAAACTTTACCTTGCGATCCATGTGGAGAAACTGGTACCTGCTGTCAAATTCTGAGTGTGTCGTGGAGGTCGGCGGAGGTTTTTGCCGCCGCACGAGGTAAGTATCCACTGGCATTTCCTCAGGCAGATTGAGAATAATGCCCTGACGCTGCATAAAGTCCTACAGATTGAGTAGACGGGAGGTCACACTTCTATAGCGATACATGTCAGACAATAACAGAGATACAGATACCGCTGTGTCGTACCTTGGTAAATGCATCACACTGCGCAATGTGGTAAGTCACACCGTACACTTCCAGGTCGATTCCGAGGTTGAGGTCTTTCCAGTTGTAAAACTTCCCGGGTTCCTTCTTGGGCAGACATTGGCGTTTAATCCGCTGTCCCTGAAGTATCCCAGAATTGGGCACCCAGGGCTCGGAGATGCTCATACTGTCATCCTCGAGGTAGTAGTAAATGACCACGTGGCGGACGCAGCTCTTCTCATCGCGACTGTTGATTATTTCCTCCTTGAAGTACGCTTTGAAGCAAAGCACCTGTAAATAAAGACGGGTGAGAAAAGTGGACACAGCGCCCAACAGCAACTATGTAAAACCGTAAAAACGTCTAGGGCACACTACTAATAACATTTTTGCCAGTGggaaaaacattactagtaaaaagacattctactagtgcgccctAGTCCTTCTAATGCACTGAATTGTCATACTAGTGAAGACTAAGaccatactagtacatggaccctACGCTGGATACCAAGGATATCGAATACATGCTCAAGCGGCTCGTCATACGCAGCAGAAATCCTATTGACCGTACCTTCTTGTCAAGCATGACGTAAGCTGGGATGAAGGGCGGAGGATCTGGGTGGGCGGGTGCAGGAGCTGAGTGGTAGGACAAATTAACCAAGTCTTTGATGTACTTAGTGTCGAAGGAGCCGTAAGTTAAGTCCGGCATGTCACCGGCCATGCCGGTGAGCTCCTCATGCATCATCTGCTCCGTTAATAGTGGCTCCAGGCCGATGCCCAACCTGGGCGGACGGGCCACTGCCAGGCCCTTGGAATAGGACAACGTCTGAGGGCGATGAAAGGCTGTTTTCTGGGCaaggtaaaaagaaaacatccatgAGACGTGTTAAGTATCACAAAAGTGCAGCTTTAGTGTCAAGTCTGTCcctccgttttctgtaccgcttaagtTGTCAAGGGTCACGGCAGGTACTGCAGTCAATCCCAGCTGATTTAGAGTGAAAGAGGATgaaagtcagctatgtgaaccatTAAACTACCATGGCCCCAGTGCCTATCCAGACTGACTTTGACCAGAGGTTTTCTTCTTCCTGGACCGGTAGTCGAGGAATATTTGTGAATGGGGCACTGGCCAGGGAATCAAGCTCACGCCAAAGTAAACTGAACTACAATACAAATTTGGCATAAATCCTCTGCAGGAATGGACACTATTCTcaatgtgaaccactacactacggATGccctcagaagaagaagaaaaaagtgaaTTGATGATGGGGTAGATCAGCTGATTGCACatgcattcattttcaaaaGCATACTGTGACCCCTTTACATTTGGAGTGCATGCACATCTTATTATTGAACAGCGTGTATTTATAGTGGGGAAACTACCATGCAACTACAATATTCTGTAGTACACGTGGATAGATTGTTTCAAAACCAAAGACAATGCAATTGAGTAATCGGTATTTAAAATTCACAGTTAACAATCTTGGAAAGGCTGGCATGCCGTTGGACTGGAACGTCTGAAAAACCATGTTTGAAATGTTACACAAAGCAGTGGCTAGAAAGTTCGCTGCTTCAACTCGCTTACCGTTACATCCTGGAAAGAGAACCCTGGCAGGAACGGCAAGCCGTTGTTGTCCATCTTGCGTGACATTGTTGCTTCGAGTGGGCGAGCAATATAGTAGCCGGGTTTACATAACCCAATTTTGTTATTTCTGTGCAGTTTGT encodes:
- the efhc1 gene encoding EF-hand domain-containing protein 1 isoform X2, coding for MSRKMDNNGLPFLPGFSFQDVTKTAFHRPQTLSYSKGLAVARPPRLGIGLEPLLTEQMMHEELTGMAGDMPDLTYGSFDTKYIKDLVNLSYHSAPAPAHPDPPPFIPAYVMLDKKVLCFKAYFKEEIINSRDEKSCVRHVVIYYYLEDDSMSISEPWVPNSGILQGQRIKRQCLPKKEPGKFYNWKDLNLGIDLEVYGVTYHIAQCDAFTKDFMQRQGIILNLPEEMPVDTYLVRRQKPPPTSTTHSEFDSRYQFLHMDRKVLRFFALWDDTESELGETLPVTIHYFLVNDTVEIREDHKPNSGRFLFPVLMQRLRIPKKMKPSHDQFPSCVMEDSNEEVEEYFSPKDFQVGEMVIIMGRRFLLYDCDEFTKVYYHENHPEINIKSIEVPRQLGKFEGMKKEIPPYNGFGSLEDSLQSCLSLIPAPPRKNVLKMLENEHKVLRYSARLVTPKDASESQRRKDADRVFIMSYYLSNDTISIYENPKHNSGFRGGVFLKRTRVPKPDTSVDNPDFYSPSDFSIGSILDIFGHRFILTDADLYVLKYMENNPGQIPLETLETIRQKLGSETSQPAKQNEPPS
- the efhc1 gene encoding EF-hand domain-containing protein 1 isoform X1, whose amino-acid sequence is MSRKMDNNGLPFLPGFSFQDVTKTAFHRPQTLSYSKGLAVARPPRLGIGLEPLLTEQMMHEELTGMAGDMPDLTYGSFDTKYIKDLVNLSYHSAPAPAHPDPPPFIPAYVMLDKKVLCFKAYFKEEIINSRDEKSCVRHVVIYYYLEDDSMSISEPWVPNSGILQGQRIKRQCLPKKEPGKFYNWKDLNLGIDLEVYGVTYHIAQCDAFTKDFMQRQGIILNLPEEMPVDTYLVRRQKPPPTSTTHSEFDSRYQFLHMDRKVLRFFALWDDTESELGETLPVTIHYFLVNDTVEIREDHKPNSGRFLFPVLMQRLRIPKKMKPSHDQFPSCVMEDSNEEVEEYFSPKDFQVGEMVIIMGRRFLLYDCDEFTKVYYHENHPEINIKSIEVPRQLGKFEGMKKEIPPYNGFGSLEDSLQSCLSLIPAPPRKNVLKMLENEHKVLRYSARLVTPKDASESQRRKDADRVFIMSYYLSNDTISIYENPKHNSGFRGGVFLKRTRVPKPDTSVDNPDFYSPSDFSIGSILDSEPLFCLLFKTTQRLLLRDAPPINQIMHFFVFPVVFGHRFILTDADLYVLKYMENNPGQIPLETLETIRQKLGSETSQPAKQNEPPS